The Lactuca sativa cultivar Salinas chromosome 2, Lsat_Salinas_v11, whole genome shotgun sequence genome includes a window with the following:
- the LOC111913015 gene encoding uncharacterized protein LOC111913015 — MGNIAAKEKEKKREEVVIKIVPPLDSAYVRWLAKDLERIHGYVPSKPRAIKPPDHYIDYMRMNGWLDLDLNDPALAHLFK, encoded by the coding sequence ATGGGAAACATAGCtgcaaaggaaaaggaaaagaaaagagaAGAAGTAGTGATAAAGATTGTGCCTCCATTAGACTCTGCGTATGTTCGTTGGCTTGCCAAAGATTTGGAGAGGATTCATGGGTATGTTCCTTCAAAACCTCGCGCCATAAAACCACCAGATCATTACATCGATTACATGCGGATGAATGGATGGTTAGATCTTGATCTAAATGATCCTGCCCTCGCGCATTTATTCAAGTAG
- the LOC111913014 gene encoding uncharacterized protein LOC111913014, with protein sequence MASLFSTFKYSDGLTVVGISFCTAVICEAISWLLIYRTTSYKSLKSSIDKASKKLETMKTDSTVAAAPKKSKTKKIDRVETSLKESSRDLSLFKFKSGGVVALVLFVVFGFLNNLFEGKAVAKLPFVPARIVQKMSHRGLQGDDPTDCSMAFLYFLCSISIRTNLQKFLGFAPPRGAAGAGLFQIPDPAKTN encoded by the coding sequence ATGGCATCCCTCTTTTCCACCTTCAAGTATTCCGACGGCCTAACGGTCGTCGGAATCTCTTTCTGCACCGCCGTCATCTGCGAAGCAATCTCATGGCTCTTGATCTACCGCACCACATCTTATAAATCACTCAAATCCTCCATCGACAAAGCCTCCAAGAAACTCGAAACCATGAAAACTGATTCAACTGTCGCTGCCGCCCCCAAAAAGTCCAAAACCAAAAAAATAGATCGCGTAGAAACGTCGTTGAAGGAATCCAGCAGAGATTTGTCTCTTTTCAAGTTCAAATCTGGTGGCGTCGTTGCTTTGGTTCTGTTCGTTGTGTTTGGGTTTTTGAACAATCTGTTTGAAGGAAAGGCGGTTGCGAAGTTGCCGTTTGTTCCGGCGAGGATTGTTCAGAAGATGAGTCACAGAGGATTGCAGGGAGACGATCCGACGGATTGTTCGATGGCGTTTTTGTATTTCTTGTGTTCGATCAGTATCAGGACGAATCTACAGaagtttttagggtttgcacctccTCGTGGAGCTGCCGGCGCCGGTTTGTTTCAGATTCCGGATCCTGCCAAGACCAATTGA